In Colwellia sp. M166, a genomic segment contains:
- a CDS encoding 8-amino-7-oxononanoate synthase: MAFNFLTADVEQQKQCARYRARQCVAEQNGRYVKINDKSYLNFSSNDYLGLNHHREINQALSVGAERFGTCASGSSLITGYSYAHQALEHDICDWLNKPKCLLFASGFSANSALMQALGHESSQLYLDKLSHASLIDGARSSAAKVKRFLHNDIEQLQRFLAKNQQTENQDNELNQVIVSEGVFSMDGDQADVANLAKIAQQHQALLYLDDAHSIGVIGNKGQGSSSLADIDVVMATFGKSIATSGAFVACDNNLAEYLINFSRHYIYSTAISPALAWATKKSIEIIQTEHWRREKIIELSKLLTEKLDKKIKLIENSSSIHAIVIGDEITTLDVCQQLRNKGIWLSAIRPPTVPQNSSRLRVTITASHEVKDINYLANCINEVIQ; encoded by the coding sequence ATGGCGTTTAATTTTTTAACTGCCGATGTTGAACAACAAAAACAATGTGCGCGATATCGCGCACGTCAGTGCGTTGCTGAGCAAAATGGTCGTTATGTCAAGATTAATGATAAAAGCTATTTAAACTTTTCATCAAATGACTATCTTGGCTTAAATCATCATCGAGAAATAAACCAAGCATTATCCGTTGGCGCCGAAAGGTTTGGCACTTGTGCTAGTGGCTCAAGTTTAATTACCGGTTACTCTTATGCACACCAAGCATTAGAACACGATATTTGTGATTGGTTAAATAAGCCAAAATGTTTACTCTTTGCGAGCGGATTTTCTGCAAATAGTGCTTTAATGCAGGCATTAGGGCATGAAAGCAGCCAACTTTATTTAGATAAGTTGAGTCATGCTTCATTGATCGATGGGGCACGGTCGAGTGCTGCGAAAGTAAAACGCTTTTTGCATAATGATATTGAGCAACTACAACGCTTTTTAGCAAAAAACCAGCAAACTGAAAATCAAGATAATGAATTAAATCAGGTCATTGTTTCTGAAGGTGTTTTTAGTATGGATGGCGATCAGGCTGACGTGGCTAATTTAGCAAAAATAGCACAACAACATCAAGCTTTGCTATATTTAGACGATGCCCACAGTATCGGTGTTATTGGCAATAAAGGCCAAGGCAGTTCCAGTTTAGCGGATATCGATGTTGTTATGGCAACATTTGGTAAAAGTATCGCAACCAGTGGTGCCTTTGTCGCCTGCGATAATAACTTAGCCGAATATTTGATAAATTTTTCTCGGCATTATATTTATTCAACGGCGATATCTCCGGCCTTAGCTTGGGCGACAAAAAAGAGTATTGAAATTATTCAAACTGAGCATTGGCGTCGTGAAAAAATTATTGAACTGAGTAAATTGCTTACTGAAAAGCTTGATAAAAAAATAAAGTTAATTGAGAACTCATCATCAATTCATGCCATTGTCATTGGTGATGAGATCACCACACTGGATGTTTGTCAGCAATTACGAAATAAAGGCATTTGGCTCAGTGCTATTCGCCCTCCGACCGTTCCACAAAATAGCTCAAGGTTACGTGTTACTATAACTGCGAGCCATGAAGTTAAAGATATCAATTACTTAGCTAATTGTATCAATGAGGTTATACAATAA
- the bioC gene encoding malonyl-ACP O-methyltransferase BioC, whose product MPKMTSRYKIAKSFGSASASYDISARLQRYSGKHLMPWLPNRNDLTVLDLGSGTGFFTDLLASSYQQVMGLDISKDMLIFAQENRNQAICWLEADAYKIPLQDNSIDFIYSNLMIQWCDPLDLVLNEVMRVLKPGGLFIFSTLVNGTLFELKSAWAQVDDDQHVIDFKAEREVRALLNGPDRKLLEAKQQDIILEYENVLHLAHELKSLGANHVPKKQGKGLAGKDKWQKMTKSYQDFLEPNNIYPATYKVFSGLVVKLS is encoded by the coding sequence ATGCCCAAAATGACTAGTCGTTATAAAATAGCGAAATCTTTTGGTTCTGCCAGCGCATCTTATGATATATCAGCACGTTTACAACGTTATAGTGGCAAACATTTAATGCCATGGTTACCTAATCGCAATGACTTAACGGTGTTAGATTTGGGCTCAGGAACTGGTTTTTTTACTGACCTTTTAGCCAGCAGCTATCAGCAAGTTATGGGCTTAGATATATCAAAAGATATGCTGATATTTGCTCAAGAAAATCGCAATCAAGCTATTTGTTGGTTAGAGGCCGATGCCTATAAGATACCGTTACAAGATAATAGCATTGATTTTATTTATTCTAACTTGATGATCCAGTGGTGTGATCCATTAGATTTAGTTTTAAACGAAGTGATGAGAGTTTTGAAGCCTGGCGGACTTTTCATCTTTAGTACTCTGGTTAATGGCACATTATTTGAGTTAAAGTCAGCGTGGGCACAAGTTGATGATGATCAACACGTGATCGATTTTAAAGCAGAGCGTGAAGTTAGAGCATTGTTGAATGGGCCAGACCGCAAATTATTGGAAGCTAAACAACAAGATATTATTTTAGAATATGAAAATGTTTTGCATCTTGCTCATGAATTAAAAAGTCTTGGTGCTAATCATGTTCCTAAGAAACAAGGTAAGGGCTTAGCGGGTAAAGATAAATGGCAAAAAATGACTAAAAGTTATCAAGATTTTTTAGAGCCAAATAATATTTATCCAGCTACTTATAAAGTTTTTTCGGGCTTAGTGGTTAAGCTGAGCTAA
- the bioD gene encoding dethiobiotin synthase — MLKIFITATDTDAGKTYAAQALVNAFVVNNIKVAVYKPISAGCQYVNNELVNEDALLLLKQANCQQTVLQINPIAFEPAIAPHIAAIQLQQTINLTDIKQGYDDIIALEPEIIICEGAGGWRLPLGHGNYLSEFVQATQQNVILIVNMKLGCLNHAILTYQAIVADGLNCLGWIANCPESMPYLTENIAELTELLPVPKLAELAFEQDIKQAAKKINISLITEQFNLTSVTQVNLTNSYK, encoded by the coding sequence ATGTTGAAAATATTCATTACAGCCACTGATACCGACGCCGGTAAAACTTATGCAGCACAAGCTTTGGTAAATGCCTTTGTGGTAAACAATATAAAAGTTGCCGTATATAAGCCAATATCTGCAGGCTGTCAGTATGTCAATAATGAACTCGTTAATGAAGATGCTTTGTTATTACTCAAACAAGCTAATTGCCAACAGACAGTTTTACAAATTAACCCTATTGCTTTTGAACCAGCCATTGCACCTCATATTGCCGCAATTCAATTACAGCAAACAATAAATTTAACTGACATAAAACAAGGCTATGACGATATCATTGCCTTAGAGCCCGAAATTATTATTTGTGAAGGCGCAGGGGGATGGCGTTTACCTTTGGGGCATGGTAACTATCTTTCAGAATTTGTACAAGCAACTCAGCAAAATGTAATACTTATCGTTAATATGAAACTTGGTTGCTTAAATCATGCAATATTAACCTATCAAGCCATTGTGGCCGATGGTCTTAATTGTTTGGGCTGGATCGCCAATTGTCCAGAAAGCATGCCATATTTAACAGAAAATATTGCTGAATTAACTGAGCTTTTACCGGTGCCAAAACTAGCAGAACTAGCTTTTGAACAAGATATCAAACAAGCCGCAAAGAAAATTAATATTTCCCTAATAACAGAGCAATTTAATTTAACCTCTGTTACACAAGTGAATCTTACCAATAGTTATAAATAG
- the pepE gene encoding dipeptidase PepE, translating to MTIENANLLLLSSSRVGDTKYLQHALSLIKAKLNGVSELLFIPYAGVTVNYDDYTAMVQSALIDSGITVKGIHKFDDPVKAINTAKAIAVGGGNTFHLLHQLYQHNLIKAIQDKVTQGIPYIGWSAGSNVAGLSIRTTNDMPIIEPKSFDALQLVNFQLNPHYTDHNPPGHNGETRAQRLAEFMVLNETTPIVAIVEGTGLDIKDNTMALVSGLSDTDKDADGFLFKGNNKSVITTDSNLDSLLK from the coding sequence TTGACCATTGAAAATGCAAACTTATTGCTGCTAAGTAGCTCTCGTGTTGGTGATACAAAATATTTGCAACATGCTTTGTCGCTGATAAAGGCAAAATTAAATGGTGTTAGCGAGCTATTATTTATTCCCTATGCTGGCGTTACTGTAAACTATGATGACTACACGGCTATGGTACAAAGTGCCCTCATTGATAGCGGTATTACCGTAAAAGGTATTCATAAGTTTGACGATCCAGTTAAGGCAATTAATACCGCCAAAGCGATAGCAGTTGGCGGTGGTAATACTTTTCATTTATTACATCAGTTGTATCAACACAATCTTATCAAAGCCATTCAAGATAAAGTTACTCAAGGTATACCTTATATTGGCTGGAGTGCAGGCTCTAATGTCGCTGGCCTTTCAATACGTACAACCAATGATATGCCAATAATTGAACCGAAAAGTTTTGATGCTTTACAGCTTGTTAATTTTCAGCTCAATCCTCATTATACTGATCATAATCCACCGGGTCATAATGGTGAGACACGTGCCCAACGCTTAGCAGAATTTATGGTGCTCAATGAAACCACACCGATTGTGGCCATTGTTGAAGGTACGGGATTAGATATTAAAGACAACACCATGGCATTAGTGTCTGGTTTATCTGATACTGACAAAGATGCTGATGGTTTTTTGTTTAAAGGCAACAATAAATCAGTCATTACCACTGACTCTAACTTAGACAGTTTGCTTAAGTAA
- a CDS encoding type II toxin-antitoxin system HicB family antitoxin, translating into MKYPVLVLRNNEEKNYLFSIVDLPGCKVKAITIDEGLLLLNEAMAAHLKILVEYGEQVPQAKTIEHHMLMSTAISPIWAVLDFDIVPYMGKSHKINVTLPELLIKQIDDRVAKSSDHKTRSGFIAMACIAELCH; encoded by the coding sequence ATGAAATATCCAGTTTTGGTGTTACGTAATAACGAAGAAAAAAATTATCTGTTTTCAATTGTTGATTTGCCTGGTTGTAAGGTGAAAGCAATAACGATAGATGAGGGACTTCTATTGCTAAATGAAGCAATGGCAGCACACTTAAAAATTCTGGTGGAATATGGCGAACAAGTGCCACAAGCGAAAACGATTGAACATCATATGTTGATGTCTACAGCTATCTCACCTATTTGGGCGGTACTTGATTTTGATATTGTTCCTTACATGGGCAAAAGTCATAAGATAAACGTGACCCTGCCTGAATTATTAATAAAACAAATTGATGATCGGGTGGCTAAATCTTCAGATCACAAAACACGCTCTGGTTTTATTGCTATGGCTTGCATTGCTGAGTTATGTCACTAG